Proteins from a genomic interval of Sinobacterium norvegicum:
- the gpW gene encoding gpW family protein, producing the protein MSDLTILRQRLIDAESALHRLMIGELEVTVSVGGYGATTYAQTDINKLTAYIAKLKSEIAAKEGRPRRGPLFMKF; encoded by the coding sequence ATGAGTGATTTAACAATACTCCGGCAGCGACTCATTGATGCTGAATCCGCACTGCACCGTTTGATGATCGGTGAACTAGAAGTGACGGTGTCTGTTGGCGGTTATGGTGCCACCACTTATGCACAAACCGATATCAACAAACTCACGGCTTACATTGCGAAGCTTAAGTCGGAGATAGCAGCAAAAGAGGGGCGCCCACGACGCGGCCCCCTGTTCATGAAATTCTAA
- a CDS encoding AAA family ATPase — MEKGSDKVVWLDFNDAPDQGVALKSKHDTRELKQRLLGSLQNVLMYLFPAGKQRGKQFIVGDIEGNPGKSLVVELEGSRAGMWMDFATGEGGDIFDAWARVMGIDATSRFPELVESVAQWLGVSDSQVQNSHAAKSKSVSSTSIPKQVPTDELGPVTGKWDYRDSQGKLIACIYRYDTAGGKEFRPWDVGSRSMKAPDPRPLYNQPQILTANQVVLVEGEKAADALIRLGMIASTAMNGANAPVAKTDWGPLKDKHVLVWPDNDEAGIEYARRASEAIANVGASSVAVLHIPDGKPDKWDAYDAIEDGVDVWSFVKNAERTVVKDEMPIPMHSLGELLADTSPMPDDLIAPRVLTPGGMIVFGGAPKVGKSDFLLSWLTHMAAGEPFLELTPSRPLRVFYLQAEVQYHYLRERIQSMGLPERVSRRAANNLLVTPQLRLVLNDQGVEQVIEALQRAAAQGGVDILVIDPIRNVFDGGPEGNSENDNNAMLFFLRERVEQLRDAVNPLAGIILAHHTKKISKKQVEEDPFLALSGAGSLRGYYTTGMLLYRPDETRTDRTLVFELRNGPGLPAKCVDKSQGKWIELDAHSDRLVNQDYGAKLDAERQRKRDVIVQMIFDEAAQGRVYTSNQFAESFEGQAGLGANRTINERIAVHATKGDIKFFRNPEDYSLPMLTRSKYGYLCVEGMTVPASENIDTDTGEVKQAHFAIKPTHYKCAQTGAVLPVENPDVWVYQEEISHES; from the coding sequence ATGGAAAAAGGTAGCGACAAAGTTGTGTGGCTTGATTTTAATGACGCGCCCGATCAAGGCGTTGCACTCAAATCCAAGCATGATACGCGTGAATTAAAACAGCGACTATTGGGCTCTCTTCAAAACGTATTGATGTATTTGTTTCCGGCAGGAAAGCAACGCGGTAAACAATTTATTGTGGGTGATATTGAAGGTAATCCCGGTAAGAGTTTAGTTGTTGAACTGGAAGGCTCGCGCGCTGGCATGTGGATGGATTTTGCGACCGGTGAAGGTGGCGATATTTTTGATGCATGGGCGCGTGTGATGGGCATTGATGCTACGAGTCGATTTCCAGAATTGGTTGAGTCCGTTGCGCAATGGTTAGGAGTCTCGGATTCCCAAGTACAAAATTCTCACGCAGCCAAAAGTAAGTCTGTGAGTTCAACCTCAATACCAAAACAGGTGCCGACTGATGAGCTAGGTCCGGTAACTGGAAAGTGGGATTACCGTGATAGCCAAGGAAAGCTGATAGCTTGTATATATCGATATGATACTGCAGGGGGTAAAGAGTTTCGGCCGTGGGATGTCGGTTCTCGGTCAATGAAAGCGCCCGACCCCAGACCGCTGTATAACCAACCTCAGATACTTACGGCTAACCAGGTGGTTCTGGTTGAAGGTGAAAAAGCGGCCGATGCGTTGATTCGCTTAGGGATGATTGCGAGCACCGCAATGAACGGTGCCAATGCACCAGTCGCCAAAACGGACTGGGGGCCACTCAAAGATAAACACGTTTTGGTGTGGCCGGACAACGATGAGGCTGGCATTGAATATGCGCGCAGGGCATCAGAAGCGATTGCTAATGTAGGCGCCTCTTCCGTTGCTGTATTGCATATCCCAGATGGAAAACCAGATAAATGGGATGCTTATGATGCCATTGAAGATGGCGTGGATGTTTGGTCTTTTGTAAAAAACGCCGAGCGTACTGTCGTAAAAGATGAAATGCCAATCCCGATGCACTCATTGGGGGAGTTGTTGGCCGATACCTCACCTATGCCTGACGATTTAATTGCACCGAGAGTTTTAACGCCAGGTGGAATGATCGTATTTGGTGGCGCTCCGAAGGTCGGTAAAAGTGATTTTCTGTTGTCATGGTTAACACACATGGCAGCCGGTGAACCTTTTCTCGAGCTGACACCCTCCAGACCACTTCGAGTGTTTTATCTGCAGGCAGAGGTTCAATATCACTACTTGCGTGAACGGATACAGTCTATGGGCTTACCCGAACGTGTAAGTCGTCGTGCGGCAAATAACTTGCTGGTAACGCCTCAACTTCGTTTAGTGCTCAATGATCAAGGTGTTGAACAAGTGATTGAGGCACTGCAACGAGCCGCTGCACAGGGTGGTGTCGATATTCTAGTGATTGATCCAATACGCAATGTCTTTGATGGCGGTCCAGAGGGAAATAGTGAAAACGACAACAATGCTATGTTGTTCTTTCTGCGCGAGCGAGTTGAACAACTGCGGGATGCGGTCAATCCGTTAGCGGGTATTATTCTGGCCCACCACACTAAGAAGATTAGTAAGAAACAAGTTGAGGAAGATCCCTTTCTGGCGCTATCAGGTGCAGGCAGCCTTCGTGGCTATTACACCACTGGCATGTTGCTGTACCGGCCAGATGAAACGCGCACCGACCGCACTCTGGTTTTTGAGCTGCGAAATGGTCCGGGCTTGCCAGCAAAATGTGTCGACAAAAGCCAAGGCAAATGGATTGAGCTAGACGCTCATAGCGATCGACTGGTCAATCAAGACTATGGCGCCAAGCTCGATGCAGAGCGTCAGCGTAAACGCGATGTCATTGTGCAAATGATATTTGATGAGGCAGCTCAAGGTAGGGTCTATACCTCGAATCAATTTGCAGAATCGTTCGAAGGTCAAGCTGGACTGGGCGCCAATAGAACCATCAATGAACGCATCGCAGTTCATGCCACCAAGGGCGACATAAAGTTCTTCCGCAATCCAGAGGATTACAGCTTGCCTATGTTAACCCGCAGTAAATACGGCTACCTCTGTGTTGAAGGTATGACTGTTCCCGCATCAGAAAATATTGATACCGATACTGGTGAAGTCAAACAGGCTCACTTTGCAATCAAACCTACCCATTATAAATGTGCTCAAACCGGTGCGGTGCTCCCAGTCGAGAACCCGGATGTTTGGGTATACCAGGAGGAAATTAGCCATGAATCATGA
- a CDS encoding DUF6362 family protein, which produces MNEFTPEQIAHRFEECVSTLRKLPGERSLGYVSYWPEIKYDQRELGRQEVQPIRLRPTPDQITRMEETLSWITFVNHGERNLIWSRAYRTPWRVISRETGFPRTSAQRYWQGALIKIAERLAQEQRPAC; this is translated from the coding sequence ATGAATGAATTTACGCCAGAACAAATTGCTCACCGGTTCGAGGAGTGTGTATCAACACTGCGTAAACTACCTGGGGAACGAAGCCTTGGCTATGTGAGCTATTGGCCCGAGATCAAATACGATCAAAGAGAGCTTGGCAGACAAGAGGTTCAACCAATTCGTTTACGTCCAACGCCAGATCAAATCACTCGCATGGAGGAAACGCTGTCATGGATCACGTTTGTAAATCATGGCGAGCGAAACCTAATCTGGTCGCGTGCCTATCGAACACCATGGCGAGTGATTTCGCGTGAGACTGGTTTCCCCAGAACGTCTGCGCAGCGTTATTGGCAAGGGGCGTTAATAAAAATTGCGGAGCGGCTCGCTCAAGAGCAAAGACCTGCGTGTTAA
- a CDS encoding DEAD/DEAH box helicase, giving the protein MLLRPRQKLFVERSLAALNKHQNTLGVAPTGAGKTIMLSGVTGQWLENGDAKACVLAHRDELTSQNAAKFSRVNPSIATSIYDAQEKSWAGQATFAMVQTLGRESNLKKIPTLDLLVIDEAHHAAAPTYRKIIDSVRDRNPDVAIFGVTATPNRGDNKALRPVFSNVSDQITLAELIQSGHLVPPRTYVVDVGTQSELSQVKRTADDFDMSAVDAIMNKAPITEAVIRHWKEKAHDRSTVVFCSTIHHAKNVAEAFSSSGVNAEVIHGELSSEARKAALSRFESGESQVVVNVAVLTEGWDYPPTSCVILLRPSSYKSTLIQMIGRGLRTIDPNEHPGVVKSDCVVLDFGTSTMLHGSLEQDVNLDGHEGHGEAPQKECPDCGAMVPAAAKECSLCGHVWERTDTDDKVDLADFVMSEIDLLKRSSFRWCDLFGDDAALMATGFEAWAGVFFLAGHWFGMGGGKKLPARLLAMGERTVCLAAADDWLNDHETEDAASKSRKWLNQAATAQQLRYLPPAYRQDFGLTRYQASCLLAFQFNKRDIQSRIFNKVEGREAA; this is encoded by the coding sequence ATGTTATTACGACCTCGTCAAAAACTGTTTGTTGAGCGCAGCCTCGCTGCGCTTAATAAGCACCAGAATACATTGGGGGTGGCGCCTACGGGCGCCGGTAAAACCATTATGTTATCCGGTGTTACCGGTCAATGGCTGGAAAACGGAGATGCAAAAGCCTGTGTGCTAGCTCATCGAGATGAACTAACTTCTCAAAATGCTGCCAAGTTCAGCCGAGTGAATCCCAGCATCGCCACTTCAATCTATGACGCTCAGGAAAAGTCATGGGCGGGACAAGCAACCTTTGCCATGGTGCAAACGTTAGGACGTGAATCAAACCTGAAGAAAATACCAACGCTAGATTTGTTAGTTATCGACGAAGCGCATCATGCAGCTGCACCCACTTACCGAAAAATCATTGATAGCGTTCGAGATCGTAATCCTGATGTCGCTATTTTTGGCGTAACGGCAACGCCTAATCGAGGTGACAACAAAGCATTACGCCCTGTTTTTAGTAATGTCAGTGATCAAATTACGCTTGCCGAATTAATTCAATCAGGGCATTTGGTTCCACCGCGAACTTACGTCGTTGATGTTGGTACTCAGAGTGAACTGTCACAGGTGAAGCGAACCGCCGATGATTTCGATATGTCGGCAGTCGATGCCATCATGAATAAAGCACCGATCACTGAAGCAGTGATTCGTCACTGGAAAGAAAAAGCTCATGATCGTTCTACCGTGGTCTTTTGCTCTACCATCCATCACGCCAAAAATGTAGCTGAGGCATTCTCATCTTCTGGTGTGAATGCCGAGGTTATTCATGGTGAGCTATCAAGCGAGGCGCGCAAAGCGGCGCTGTCTCGTTTCGAATCCGGGGAATCTCAAGTTGTTGTCAATGTAGCAGTGTTGACTGAAGGCTGGGATTACCCGCCGACCAGTTGTGTGATTTTACTCCGGCCAAGTTCCTATAAGTCGACTCTGATACAAATGATTGGGCGTGGCCTTAGAACCATTGATCCCAATGAACACCCTGGTGTGGTGAAGAGTGATTGCGTGGTACTCGACTTTGGCACCAGCACCATGCTTCACGGTTCATTAGAGCAAGATGTAAATTTGGATGGACATGAGGGCCATGGTGAGGCACCTCAGAAAGAGTGTCCCGACTGCGGAGCGATGGTGCCTGCGGCGGCAAAAGAGTGCTCCTTATGTGGTCATGTTTGGGAGCGAACTGATACCGATGACAAAGTGGATTTAGCTGACTTTGTGATGTCTGAGATTGACCTGCTTAAACGCTCCTCGTTTCGTTGGTGTGATTTGTTCGGTGATGATGCGGCATTGATGGCAACAGGCTTTGAAGCGTGGGCCGGAGTGTTCTTCTTAGCCGGTCATTGGTTTGGCATGGGCGGAGGGAAAAAGCTCCCCGCACGTTTGTTGGCCATGGGTGAGCGGACTGTTTGCCTGGCAGCAGCTGACGACTGGTTGAATGATCATGAAACGGAAGATGCCGCGAGCAAATCCCGTAAATGGTTAAACCAGGCTGCAACTGCTCAGCAACTTCGATATTTACCTCCGGCCTATCGACAGGACTTTGGATTAACTCGCTACCAAGCATCATGCCTATTGGCGTTCCAGTTTAACAAGCGTGATATCCAATCTCGAATTTTCAACAAAGTTGAAGGAAGGGAGGCCGCTTGA
- a CDS encoding DUF6511 domain-containing protein, with translation MNRTDLEQKAAESVLAPLADYVMAVGMEKGLGSYSKDEIIGLVDTVLESYHCTLQELYKDEVPF, from the coding sequence GTGAACAGAACCGATTTAGAACAAAAAGCCGCTGAGTCTGTTTTAGCCCCACTTGCAGATTATGTGATGGCCGTAGGCATGGAAAAAGGCCTTGGTAGTTACAGCAAAGATGAAATTATTGGTTTGGTGGATACGGTCCTTGAATCTTATCACTGCACTTTGCAGGAGTTGTACAAAGACGAGGTGCCTTTCTGA
- a CDS encoding site-specific DNA-methyltransferase — MQLNAVETVEHWSLQRLIPYAKNARTHDDTQVSQIAGSIAEFGFVNPILVGDDNVIIAGHGRLMAAQQLGLDSVPVIVLHHLTESQRRALVIADNKIAENAGWNDELLKLELEELGDLGFDLDVIGFSDEELDELLGADDQAGETDEDDIPEVEEEPISRSGDIWVMGNHRVLCGDSTSKQDLEKLMNGELADMAFTDPPYNVDYGNNAKDKMRGKDRRIMNDNLGDDFYQFLKDSLTNLLSVTKGACYVAMSSSELDTLQKAFRDAGGKWSTFIVWAKNTFTLGRSDYQRQYEPILYGWREGNDHFWCGARDQGDVWFFNKPVKNDLHPTMKPVELVERAVRNSSKSRDIVLDIFGGSGSTLIASEKTGRAARLIELDPKYVDVIVRRWQDYSGEQAVRESDDLLFDDLAISIQSASAN; from the coding sequence ATGCAACTTAACGCTGTTGAAACGGTGGAGCACTGGTCGCTTCAACGTTTAATCCCTTATGCCAAAAATGCGAGAACACATGATGATACTCAGGTATCACAAATCGCGGGTTCTATTGCTGAGTTTGGATTTGTTAATCCAATTTTAGTGGGTGATGACAATGTCATTATCGCGGGGCATGGTCGATTGATGGCTGCCCAGCAACTTGGATTAGATAGCGTACCTGTCATCGTATTACATCACCTGACAGAGTCTCAGCGTCGAGCGTTGGTTATTGCGGATAACAAAATTGCTGAAAATGCTGGATGGAATGATGAGCTATTAAAGCTCGAGCTAGAAGAACTTGGCGACCTTGGTTTTGATCTCGATGTGATTGGTTTTTCAGATGAAGAATTGGACGAACTATTAGGTGCCGATGATCAGGCAGGCGAAACTGACGAGGACGATATTCCAGAAGTGGAAGAAGAGCCGATAAGTCGCTCTGGAGATATTTGGGTCATGGGAAATCATCGCGTGTTGTGTGGCGACTCGACCAGCAAGCAAGATTTAGAAAAGCTAATGAATGGTGAGCTTGCCGACATGGCGTTCACAGATCCACCTTATAACGTGGACTATGGCAACAATGCCAAAGATAAAATGCGCGGTAAAGACCGACGCATTATGAATGACAACTTGGGTGATGATTTTTATCAGTTTTTAAAAGACTCATTAACTAACCTACTAAGTGTGACTAAAGGGGCGTGCTATGTAGCCATGTCGTCCAGTGAACTTGATACGTTGCAAAAAGCATTTCGTGATGCGGGCGGTAAATGGTCGACGTTTATTGTGTGGGCAAAAAATACTTTCACGCTTGGACGCTCAGATTATCAGCGTCAGTACGAACCGATTTTATATGGATGGCGTGAAGGCAATGATCACTTTTGGTGTGGTGCGCGAGACCAAGGTGACGTTTGGTTTTTTAATAAACCGGTAAAAAATGATCTTCACCCGACAATGAAACCTGTCGAGTTGGTTGAGCGAGCAGTTCGAAACTCCAGTAAAAGCCGTGACATTGTTTTAGATATATTTGGCGGCTCTGGTAGCACCCTAATCGCCAGTGAAAAAACAGGACGGGCTGCACGCTTAATTGAGCTGGATCCAAAATACGTGGATGTTATTGTCAGGCGCTGGCAAGACTATTCTGGTGAACAGGCTGTTCGTGAAAGTGATGATCTGTTGTTCGATGATCTTGCTATTTCGATTCAGTCCGCTTCTGCAAACTAA
- a CDS encoding DUF3489 domain-containing protein — translation MTKLTDTQITILEAASKRSDNNIEPLPSNINAGIKPRVIQGLLKRELITKFENGYIINAKGFDAIGRPAPTKTEPSQPVTLREGTKQARMIALMQRPEGASIEEICTETSWQKHTVRGVFSNTLKKRLGLIVTSYKDDDQQRRYRIQGDTL, via the coding sequence ATGACCAAACTCACCGATACTCAAATCACCATCCTTGAAGCCGCCAGCAAGCGGTCCGACAACAACATAGAGCCATTACCCAGTAACATTAACGCGGGTATTAAGCCTCGGGTTATCCAAGGTTTATTGAAGCGAGAGCTTATTACTAAATTTGAAAATGGCTACATCATCAATGCTAAAGGGTTTGATGCTATAGGCCGACCAGCGCCCACAAAAACGGAACCTAGCCAACCCGTCACTCTACGCGAGGGAACCAAGCAAGCCCGAATGATCGCGCTAATGCAGCGCCCAGAAGGCGCCAGCATCGAAGAAATTTGTACGGAGACTAGCTGGCAAAAACACACCGTTCGAGGAGTGTTTTCAAATACCCTTAAAAAACGACTGGGCCTTATTGTTACCTCATACAAAGATGACGACCAACAACGCCGGTACCGAATTCAAGGAGATACGCTATGA
- a CDS encoding elements of external origin has translation MGVSLRAYAKHRGVSDTAVRKAIKSGRIQAETDGTIDIAKVDKQWARNTDRAQQRKSSGATKAVPKAALDAVADTLSESGNTGGGTTYMQARTANEVLKAQTNRIKLQQLKNELVDRAKAIAHVFRIARAERDAWLSWPARISAQMAAELEVDPHKMHVMLESYVRQHLSELSDIQPKVD, from the coding sequence ATGGGCGTATCACTGCGGGCTTATGCCAAACATCGAGGAGTGTCAGATACCGCTGTGCGCAAAGCGATTAAGTCTGGCCGTATTCAAGCTGAGACTGATGGCACCATCGATATAGCTAAAGTCGACAAGCAATGGGCTCGAAACACAGACCGCGCCCAACAGCGTAAATCGTCAGGTGCAACTAAAGCAGTACCCAAAGCTGCGCTTGATGCAGTCGCTGACACACTGAGTGAAAGTGGCAATACCGGTGGTGGCACCACCTATATGCAAGCCCGAACAGCTAATGAAGTCCTTAAAGCCCAGACCAATAGAATCAAATTACAGCAACTAAAAAATGAGCTGGTGGATCGCGCTAAAGCGATCGCTCATGTGTTTCGTATTGCAAGAGCCGAGCGCGACGCTTGGCTAAGTTGGCCAGCAAGAATATCTGCCCAAATGGCCGCAGAACTGGAGGTTGACCCGCACAAGATGCATGTCATGTTGGAGTCTTATGTCAGACAGCACTTATCCGAGCTTAGCGACATCCAACCAAAGGTCGATTGA
- a CDS encoding phage terminase large subunit family protein → MSDSTYPSLATSNQRSIDEHGRSNAVASGMTRNGDTEFYDGVIELEKAWNEGLKPDPMLLVSEWADQFRVLSPKSAAEPGRWRTQRTPYLQEIMDCLSVSSPVQRVVFMKGAQVGGTEAGNNWIGYVIHMAPGPMMAVSPTVEMAKRNSRQRIDPQLEDVPELRARVAPARSRDSGNTVLSKEFPGGVLVMTGANSAVGLRSMPARYLFMDEVDGYPGDVEGEGDPILLAERRSATFARRRKVLLVSTPTLKSTSRIQREFENSDQRYFYVPCPSCGHSQPLRFSQLRWEEGKPENAQYCCENCDFLISEHQKTEMFNQGYWQATAEGDGQTQGYHLSSLYSPVGWFSWEDAARIFEGAQQNPDLMKGFVNTVLGESYEEEFEAPEWERLYERRESYTIGVVPEGGLFLTAGVDVQRDRLECEIVAWGRSKESWSIDYLVLDGDTALPDVWKKLDRVLSKDWPHALGSSLPIRVMCVDSGYATQDVYGWVRNYPQAVWGGAGARASQPRSVVAIKGRDTETALIQNVSKADTGGKRRGLRVWNVSGPVAKVELYRWLKLPRPTDEERALGELFSPGTCHFPQYGEEYFKQLTAERRIIRLHKGFPKATWEKDPTRNNEALDCRVYARAAASIYGLDRFKELQWKRLENALGEVKQSTPVQSESAQPIAKKTTKAFRQRSSVVADDPYL, encoded by the coding sequence ATGTCAGACAGCACTTATCCGAGCTTAGCGACATCCAACCAAAGGTCGATTGACGAACACGGACGTTCTAATGCCGTGGCGTCAGGGATGACGAGGAACGGTGATACTGAGTTTTACGACGGGGTAATAGAGCTCGAAAAAGCCTGGAATGAAGGCTTAAAACCAGACCCCATGTTATTGGTGTCTGAATGGGCTGATCAATTTCGTGTGCTATCCCCTAAATCGGCTGCTGAACCCGGCCGCTGGCGTACTCAACGAACGCCTTATCTACAAGAAATCATGGATTGTTTGTCAGTATCTTCGCCGGTACAGCGCGTTGTATTTATGAAAGGCGCGCAGGTTGGCGGCACAGAGGCTGGCAATAACTGGATCGGCTACGTCATCCATATGGCACCCGGTCCGATGATGGCAGTTTCGCCAACCGTCGAAATGGCAAAGCGTAATTCCCGTCAGCGTATCGACCCTCAACTTGAAGATGTGCCAGAGCTAAGGGCGCGTGTTGCGCCTGCGCGCAGCAGAGACTCAGGTAATACGGTTCTCTCAAAAGAGTTTCCTGGCGGCGTACTGGTCATGACTGGCGCAAACAGTGCTGTCGGCCTGCGATCTATGCCTGCTCGTTATCTGTTTATGGATGAGGTGGATGGATATCCGGGCGATGTTGAGGGTGAAGGCGATCCTATTTTGCTGGCTGAACGTCGAAGTGCGACCTTTGCACGCAGGAGAAAGGTGCTGCTCGTGAGTACGCCAACCCTCAAAAGTACATCGCGTATTCAGAGAGAATTTGAAAACTCAGATCAGCGTTATTTTTATGTGCCTTGTCCCTCATGCGGTCATTCACAGCCATTGCGGTTTTCTCAGTTACGATGGGAAGAAGGCAAGCCGGAGAATGCGCAGTATTGTTGTGAGAATTGTGATTTCTTAATTAGTGAACATCAAAAAACCGAGATGTTCAATCAAGGTTACTGGCAAGCAACCGCTGAAGGTGATGGCCAAACACAAGGCTATCACTTGTCGTCACTCTATAGCCCTGTCGGTTGGTTTTCATGGGAAGACGCTGCAAGAATATTTGAAGGAGCGCAACAAAATCCGGATTTAATGAAAGGCTTTGTGAATACCGTTCTCGGTGAATCTTATGAAGAAGAATTCGAGGCACCAGAATGGGAGCGTTTATATGAACGACGAGAGTCTTACACCATTGGTGTTGTTCCTGAAGGAGGTTTGTTTTTAACGGCCGGTGTTGACGTTCAGCGCGATCGCTTGGAATGTGAAATCGTCGCTTGGGGGAGAAGCAAAGAGTCATGGTCAATCGACTATTTAGTCTTAGACGGTGATACCGCTCTACCTGATGTATGGAAAAAACTCGATCGAGTGCTTAGCAAAGATTGGCCTCACGCTTTAGGAAGCTCGCTGCCAATTCGTGTGATGTGCGTTGATTCTGGTTATGCCACTCAGGATGTTTATGGGTGGGTACGCAATTATCCTCAGGCAGTCTGGGGTGGCGCAGGTGCACGAGCATCACAGCCAAGAAGTGTCGTTGCCATAAAGGGACGAGATACAGAAACAGCATTAATCCAGAATGTCTCAAAAGCGGATACCGGTGGTAAACGCCGAGGATTGAGGGTTTGGAATGTCAGCGGGCCGGTTGCCAAAGTTGAACTTTACCGTTGGCTCAAGCTGCCGAGACCGACGGACGAGGAGCGGGCTTTGGGTGAATTATTTTCACCAGGGACTTGCCACTTTCCCCAGTATGGAGAGGAATATTTCAAACAGCTCACCGCTGAGCGACGCATTATCCGTTTACACAAAGGCTTCCCAAAAGCTACATGGGAAAAAGACCCGACTCGAAATAATGAGGCTTTGGATTGCCGTGTGTATGCACGAGCAGCTGCAAGTATTTATGGTCTTGATCGATTTAAAGAGTTGCAGTGGAAGCGATTAGAAAATGCGCTTGGTGAAGTAAAGCAAAGCACACCAGTCCAAAGCGAAAGCGCTCAGCCAATCGCAAAGAAAACAACTAAAGCATTTCGACAACGATCGTCTGTCGTTGCAGATGACCCTTACCTCTAA
- a CDS encoding crossover junction endodeoxyribonuclease RuvC, with protein sequence MNHDHNNASDTAVCSLQSEPVCCNLQTTRKLKVSNIKASSQIADCGAQIADTPCNLNTNLVNSRGVEINPDCTQTPSLYERGESPKGEALHLGEKEIINRTLPVVLCLDLGTTTGWAIHSKQGVITSGTISFKNDRWQGGGMRFLKFNRFLGELNENAGPISMVFFEEVRRHMGVDAAHAYGGFMAHLTAWCEQQDIAYEGVPVGTIKRHATGKGNANKTMMIEAARNRGHLPSDDNEADALALVYWAVEQRLGEQS encoded by the coding sequence ATGAATCATGATCACAATAACGCCTCAGATACGGCTGTTTGCAGTCTGCAATCTGAACCAGTTTGCTGCAATCTGCAAACTACCCGCAAACTGAAAGTCAGCAATATCAAGGCATCCAGCCAGATTGCAGATTGCGGAGCCCAGATTGCGGATACCCCCTGCAATCTGAACACAAACCTAGTCAATTCAAGGGGTGTAGAGATAAATCCAGATTGCACGCAAACCCCCTCTCTCTACGAGAGAGGAGAGTCCCCTAAAGGGGAGGCTCTCCATCTCGGTGAGAAAGAGATCATCAATCGAACCTTACCAGTGGTGCTCTGCTTGGATTTGGGCACAACAACTGGATGGGCAATTCATTCCAAACAAGGCGTTATCACCAGCGGCACCATCAGTTTTAAAAACGATCGTTGGCAAGGTGGTGGCATGCGCTTTTTGAAGTTCAACCGTTTCTTGGGTGAGCTAAACGAAAATGCTGGGCCTATCAGCATGGTGTTTTTTGAAGAGGTTCGTCGCCACATGGGTGTGGATGCTGCACACGCTTACGGTGGTTTTATGGCGCATCTGACTGCTTGGTGCGAGCAACAGGATATTGCTTACGAGGGTGTCCCGGTTGGAACAATCAAACGCCACGCAACAGGCAAAGGTAATGCAAATAAAACCATGATGATTGAGGCTGCTAGGAACCGAGGCCACCTACCTTCAGATGATAACGAGGCCGATGCATTAGCTTTGGTCTATTGGGCTGTTGAGCAAAGACTGGGAGAGCAATCATGA